The Rhododendron vialii isolate Sample 1 chromosome 1a, ASM3025357v1 region GTGGGATGAGGGTTTTGTGAGAGATGTGTGGTTTAACAATTGGGTGATTAGAAGAGgtgagaaaagagagggagatggTAGAGTTCAgtgcaagagagagagtggaCGCGTTACCTTGGTCTCTTGAAAGTGGAGATTTCAGCCAATGGTTGGAACGTACTTGGAACAAACCCAACTTGAATCCTTGCAATTGATGCTTAGAACTTGCAATTTAGGGCTGGATTTTTTGGATTTGGCAATGGACTAATGTGGGTTTGTGGGACGTAAAAAGTAACTATAGATTTTTAGTAAGGAACACAATtcccctaaaaaattaagtatatgCCTTTAGCGACCTATAGGGGGTGTTCCCGAACAGGTTCAAATAGCTCCAAACACGTGTACGTGGGATCACGGGATAGAAACGTTGGACCACGCCACCGAAAAAGTTGGTTGTCGGCGATAaagaccagtgacatgagaagtcactgGATACAACAAATTATTCGGCAATGAGATTGCCGAACAGAGAAAGAACTCTTGGAAATAGCATCCCTAAGTATTTAAATGGTTGGAATATTCTAGAAGACTCCAGTACAATGGTACTTTGTAAGGTAAGAGGTCCCAAGAGTCGAGGATCTAAgcaagatacccaacgggaatggaaTGTTCGGTCGTCATGGAAATGAGTCCTAATAGGAATAAGCAAATAAGTTGATAAGGAAACGAGATTCCAGAAGATCACCtagggcaacatggatgcttgggcagcaagcaaagacatgcctatataaacaagGTTAACCTAAATGTAAaagtacgcaatacgttgcattcatATTATatacctactgataattagagTTTTCTCTAGTACGTGATATTAACTTAAGCATCGGaaggcctttgccatgagaggcaaaggtgcgctcaccccttatctattttgcagattagggttttgacgacgaattagggttccggtcaagaggcgcGAGTAGCCGTTACAGTTAACGTGCTGTAAAAGCACCATTCAATTTTGTCCACTTGCACGACCAATTCTttatttcctcgcaaataacCAATGTTTTTGCGAGAAAACTAATTTCTCGCAAAATGTTTTCAACTTTAGCATCCCAATAAGTTTGCCACAAAAAATCACTACAGgcttttggcgacaaaaataCTGTATTTCCTCGCAAATTCATTTTTACCGCCTATATAAAAAATTCCCGCCATGTTTTTGGCGACAACAATTAGCAAGGAATTTTGAAACTTCGTCACAAATACTCTTTAGCAACAAGTAAATAGCGAGGAAAATATGCATTCCACGCAAAAAAACACCAGAGGAAACAATAATTTTCTCGCCAAAACTCTTCCTTAGCGAGGAAATAGACATCCTCGCTAAAAATTTCCTCGCAGAAAGactgatttcttgtagtgatggtagtttagacgttgcagttcgtaccaagttggtctaattgataacgtctgtcctcaatctgatttttttctgTCAAGTTTGGCTGAcaaacgttatcaattggactaaCTTagtacaaaaaccaaacttgaaggtcaaaagagtcacaattgatacttggagaatgaaaatgagactcgggtgaaactaggaggaccatttctataaattttcctttttattaatGAGTCTttctttgttgataaaaaaaaaaaaaactatcaatcATTTGcgtttcttaaaataaaaaaatacaaaatgaatacaatacttttctaaattaatttatACGGTGTAAAATTCACCAATtggcataacttttttttaaggtttctcactagtatttttttaaattaaaaaaaaaatcccgtACATGTCCGCTTCGTGCCTTGGCCGTTCCTCGTGCCGTGAGCTCCGAAATAATGGTTCAACCCGGTCCACCTTAGTGTTTGTGCCAATGCTAAATGTGTTGTCCTCGTGTTGTCCCGGCCTATTCCACACCTCTATATAAGAGCACCACTTGGGCCCAAGACCCTTGAATATCAAGAGAGCTGCCACTCATAAAGAGAAGAGTcataaattttttgtggggcctacTGCACAGGTCTCCTACAAAATAATCAAAcagttcattaaatgtaaaatatttttttaagagtctccgtgaaaaatcaactcaatctaatacctaaaattttttgatccaatcatctaacttttcattgagatttcaagataatgaaaaaatgattggatcgagcacctataagtatcggattgagctaattttaaaaaatgttttacatttaatgaacggttcgaataCACAAATCCATGgtgggccaaaaaaaaatttgggtgcaTGAAATGTCTGTTATCCACAAACTGGAAATCAGCTACTTCCCGGTTCCGAACATAGCCAGTTCGGGCAGCGCTAATGCCACGATTGATTGTGTTACTGCCACGAACTTTGATTGCAAATGACACTCTTAGCCCTCATTCAATCTGACaacccttttctctctctctctctctctctctctctctctctctcaacccctCCCCCATCAAGACCCAGCCTAACCTCGCCTTTCCCACCCAATCTCGTTGGCTCCGTTTGAAAACCCTCAGTCTTTCTCGCCTCGTCTTCTACGACTCTGCTTTTGACAAATTCAGGACCTCTAGATTGAGTCACTCCTTCCCGAAATTAGGAGATTGGGTGTTTCGCATCATGTCGAAAGTGTGTCATAGAGTCACCGGaaattggatttggtttctattGAGCCTATGGAATTTGAGCAGCAAAGTTTACAAAGTAGTTTAGATTTCTATCGAAATTTGGAAACACAGTTAGTCTTGAATGACGAATTCATCCAAAAATTCTCgacaaaagtaaataaaaatagtAGTCCATAGAAAATCGGAAAATCTCTTGTCCATTGGAGCTCTATTCTGGGCCGCGAAAGTGAGAGGTATAGATTTTGTTTCGATTTTGTGCGGAGCCGCGGAGGAATTCGTGGACGGGAATATTTTCACGGCAATACAGCAGCAGGGTctgaatagagagagagagagaggggttccAAAAACAGGTGAAGAGAGAACAAGGGAGTTTGGATAATATTTTCCAGCTTTAATAGGGTAAGAGTGTAAATTTAGTTCAATTGGTCGTGGCAGTAAAGTATGTGGTTGTGGCATTATTTGCGCccttttgttcaccctcctccTTAAGTGATGAGGGACACACTAttttaatcaataaaaaaaaataatattaaaacaAAAGTGGCGatgggtgaacaaaactcaactctaaCAAAGCACAAGAGTCTATTATCCACAAACTGGAAATCAGGAATTCAAATTGAAATGGCCGTGGGGAGCTACAACTACACCATTTGGCCTTTCTCTTTCTATTATCCACAAACTGGAAATCAGGAATTCAAATTGAAATGGCCGTGGGGAGCTACAACTACACCATTTGGCCTTTCTCTTCTCAATTAGGGTTAAGGCCTCAACGACGAAGGTCTTCTCCCACGGCTACCccttgctgctgctgctgttcgCCTCAAGCCTCTCTTTCTCCCGTTGTTAGCTCAACACTCTCTGAGATTAAAAGTTCAGGCGTAATCGCTTGCCTTCGTGCCCAAAGGTAAACAACGACAACCTCCTCACTCATACCCTAGCATTTTAGAACTATTAACAGTGATACTAACAGTGATGGGTACATCATACTGTAGATAAATTGTGTGAGATTATGGGCCTTTTGGGCAGGGGCAGCTTCAAGATTTTAATTCAGCGGTGACataaatgttgaaaaaaaattctatacaAAAAGACTATATAAACTATAAGATATTTATCTGGGTTGAAATTTTATTGTGCTTGGTTTAGTTTGTTTTGCTGAGTTATAACGTCTACTTACTCACAAATGTAAGtgaattttcatttaatttGTCTTCATGAATGATCCAGTGCCgacaatattaaaaaaatacaaaatgtatgtttgaaatacaaagtttTAGTGCATATTTTGAACCCGGGGGTTCGCTTGAATCCCCTCAACCTAAGGTAGAGCCGCCCCTGCCTTTGGGCTAATTTTTAGTGTCTTTTTGGTACTGCCCTTTTGGTCGTTCATATAAGACAATGCTTAGTGTCTTTAGCGTTGTCTTATCTCttaactttttttaaattttgtgcTATATTTGTATACTTTTCGGATTCCTCCCGTTGAGACGAACATGTGACATAAAAAATTTAGCCCAAAGAGCCTTGTGTATCTGATAAATGTTTTATTTAgcctaaaaaaattaaccaaatgTGGGATACAGGGTATGTGATCCTTTTTGATATgtagtttaatttaattttcataTCTGGTCAAATAAACCAGTCTTTCAACATTTTGATGTATTATCTGGTTCAGAGCAGATATCGTTTTGAATTAGAAGATAATTATTCTGAGCTTACTGCAGCTACTCTTCACACACAGTTGCTATAATTTCTGTAACAAATCTCCAAACATAGATTTATGTGTGGCCCACTATGGCTATGTTTATGTTTATTATTAATTAACAAATGCGCTTGATAACTATTGGTGATAAATAAGCATGTGTTTCTAGGATGCTTGTGAATGGTTGTCTCCATTAGTATTCGGTGTGTCCAATGCAGGGATACATTACATGTTCAGACAAACGTATAGTACCATCTTCTTCGTGATGGAAACATTAGAGACAGTTTACAACAATTCAGAGAGTCCCTAACTGAAAACCTCCTGTGTTCCATCAATGGGGTTCTTATCAATACAAGGCCATAGGTTAGAATAATCACCGTTGTTCCCTCAACCACTTGAGCAATCATGGCTAAAGGTATATATGGGGTTTCCACTGCATATATTGTCACGTATGATTTTCTTATTGCTATTAGTGGGACAGTTGCATAATATCAACGGAAATTACTTTTACAATCcgaaaatgttttttcaaatgGTAATGTATATCATTGCGAAGTACATAATAATCTGCAGTTAGTTTTCTATCTCTTGTTGAcccttttcatttgttttgatgGAAACTGGTTTCCATGAAAAAAGGTTATCTTTCCCTTCTTCTAAATCATCAGGCACTAATATATTTTCAGGCAAGTTAGGGATAGGTTATACTTATAGGTAACATAGTTTATAGTAAGTACACATGATGGTCAATACTGCACTTCGTGGGGGCATAATCAGAGATTCAGAGACTGCAAGGGTGCACGGAAACTCTTATGAGTTGCATGCTTTTTGTTGAGAATCCTCCAAGATGTGAAGGCCCTACAAACAACGGACCAATGGCAGGTAGCCCAACAGGATATCCACCGCCGTTCGGCGCTGTCTGCCCCAGGAGTCCCGGAGTAGTAAATGCTTGTGGAAGTTTCTCCCCCCTTACCCCATAAATCTGTAACAAGAGAGGCGGTGTATCTGAGTGTGGTGAGAAAAGAGAGCAAGTGAGGCAGACCATAGAGAGAGTTCCTTCAGTTTTTTCAGTATTTTCGGCGAACAAGAAATATTGTGTCTCTCTCTGTGGAGTGGAGTTGGCAATTGGAAAAACCACACCACACGTACATCTTGTGCCTCTGTATGTGTGTGTTATCACTGATCCTGAACACTTTTCTCCATTAGGGTGCACATTGGTAGCATCacaatggattttttttttttataacattaTAATGGATAACCTTACAAGAGTTATATGATGGTACTTTCTGAGTTCTCTGATATGCTAATTGTTCAGTTTCAGTCGGCGTCTGGAATGAAGGTTCTCCATTTCGTTTACCTGTTCAAGTTGTATGACTAGATATGCATCATCACTTGTTTTAATACACTTATTTCCAATATGAAATTACCATGGGATTCGCTAGCTAATTATTTTGTTCCCCTTGTTCTATCTAATAGTGCAGAGCTAGCAATTGAAGCTGCATGTGCTGCACTTAGGGGTGGCATCTCAGTTGTGAGCTTTCTTAATTCTTAACTCCTTCCTCTGAGTACAGTAAAAACTTCAAAATAATTCTTGATAAAGACATTTGGTCCATAGGTTGAGCGAGGAAGTAATAAATGGCGAGTAACCAATAAGATGGATTTTCTTGTATTAGATGACTTCCCTTGGTTTGCTAGAAAAGCTTTTAGTGCTTGGAAGTATGTGTTAGGCTATTTCTTTGATTCTCTTCTCAAAGGGAAGAAGAGTTTTGGACTTCATCAATTGTTTAAACTGTGGTTGTGTATATCAAGTATTCTCGAGTGACACATAGCATGTTCGGGTGATGAAGAGTCGCTGTTTGCACTGCGGACACTTGGCACTGCTGCGAGGTAGAGGACCGTGCCTGGTAGAGCCCTGTGGCTCCCAAGATGAATGCTAAGGTGAAGAGGCACAAAGAGAATACTTAGGGGAAGAGGCATGGAATCCCGACCGACGGAAGGGACTAGTGTTGACATAGGTCAGCCTATAGTTCACCATGTCCCACAGAGATGTCTTTACCCAGACAGGTCTACCCTAGTTGGTCGCATTACAGGCTAGACCGAGTATGGTCTACACCTTATCGTATGCAGGAATGAAGGGAGATCTAGTGCCTTAGTGGCTTAAAAGTTGAAGCCTTGAAGGGGTTGCCACGGTGGTTGTGAAGTAGCACTTGCGAAACAGTTGTGGGTGTTGCGACATACGTGGCTTGATAGTACAAAAGGGATGAGGGATATTCCCTCATCACACGTTAAGATGTTATTGGCTAGCTCAGTAGCTTGGACTTGAGTGTTTACCCAAGtcgcctataaatagagccatccGTTCTGAGTTTACAGTTTACACAGTTCCCAAGAGGCACAATCTTAAAGGAGAGCATTCCTTTTTAGAGAGAAGTGCCTTGGGATTTGTGAGAGATAGTACTCCCATGCAGAGGCAATCTGCCTAGAAGGTGAGAACCTGTCAAAGGTCTCTTCCCAATTGTTTGCCTTCTCCTTCACTCAGCGGCGGATTTAGCATGGGCCATAAACTCTAATGGGGGTTGATGAACATGTAACTTTTTTGGTAGTGCTTTCAATGAGGAAGGTTCATATTATCGTATCatttgttagggttttttttttttttccttgagttTGTGTTTTCATTGTGCCCCCCACTACTCATTTTTCCTGGCTATGCCAGTGCCTTCACCCCTCTAAGATGACTTCAACTTCCTTTACCTGATCAGTGATCATTCTCACCTCTTCAGCAATATTCTCAGGCATATAATCCACAGATTTTTAACCTcttacatactccctccgtcccaaaatgaatTCCACGAATTCAAAATCTCTCAGAAAATTGtctacatatatttttttaatctttaatgccttttatatgcatttttttttgaatggcaatgCCTTTTATATGCATGACAGaccttgtttgatagatctcaaaaTTAGTTCTATTAGTCAAAGttttcaaagtaaaaaaaaaggacattaTAAATAGCACAATATAAATGAATTTCAGTAGGCATGTATGTCGAAATTGTAAAGGTACATTTAGACCTGTTTGTGTCCAATAAACTAACAATGGTAGAGTGTTTCTGATTCGTTTTATATTCTTTGTTGTAGCTGGAGATTGTGATGTCCACCCCAGGTGTGTTTGAGGTTGTTTTACTGACTTTctgtttgttttaatttttgtgatgCACTTCGCTTATTATCATGAGAGCTAATATGTGCTTCTTTTTCTCCCTCCACAGGTTTTACAGCAGCTGGTGAAAGACCATCCTACCAAAACTTTAGGAGTAATTACTTCCTAGGCTCTTAGTCTTCCTTTCATTGTTGTTTTGGCAAAGTTTGTAGACAAGAACCAGCACTCAACAAGATGCCATAGTCGTAACAAGGCTGTCTCTGTACTCTCTCGAATACTAATGGGGATTTATGTCTGGGTTCTTATGTTTGATCATAAGGAAGACAGAAGACTATTGGCAGTTGCTTTCAGTTTCAAGGGATATAATTCTGCCTTTGAACATCAGTGCTCGAGAAATTGCCATAATATGAGGAATTGAATGACTTTATGACAGGTTCCAAGAGAGAAATGCCTTATTTTTAGTATGATTATCCTTATATTTCTCCATTTTCGtgcaaaatttgaaagtaaaatatCTGGGCTGGCTTTGGACATTCTGGCTCATTTGCTATCTTGAAAATGCTCGATGCTACAAGTCTCTATGTTCtagttcttttattttcttgaaaaatcttCTTCCTCTTGTGTCATGTAAAAGGGTAATTGGGATTGCTTTGAAGATTCTGAGTATCTTTCAGGTTGGGACTGTTTTAAATGCTAAGGATGCCAAAAGCGCCGTAAATGCTGGAGCCAAATTCCTCATGAGTCCTGCAATGGTAAAGGTATACTTCTGGAGTTCAAATAGAATTCGTGCATGACCTTAAATTTAAATATATCAGTCTAAGAATCTTgtcattttgtttttaattttgttcattcTGTTCTTGTTTCccactttcttttcctatattTATTTGTTACCGTGACTTCATCGTGAAGCTGGAGTCTGGAGAATTAATTTATGCTTTGTTGTAAATTTAGTTTGCTTCTTTCTCCTAAAACATGTTCAACGGTCTTCAGGATATTCTGGACGATGCGAAAGGCAGTGAAGCTCTATACATACCCGGTGTTATGACCCCTACAGAAGTATGAATGTTGAACTATCTTAACCCTTAGATCTTCTTATGTTGTAGGGCTGCTTAACCCGGAGATCTCATTGAATTGTATGCAGCTGCTCGTCATGCGGTGAATCTTGTATTCTTATGAGGATTCTAGATGATTTCTTTCTAAACTCACGCGCACACGCACATACATATTCATTCTTTCAAGTTCGACTTACATCATCTCTGAATCATGGAACTTGTGGTGCAACTCCAAccttttgtttttcgttttcgTTTCCAAAGAAAATCAGACTTACACTGACTGTTTTTCAGATATTATCTGCACATGGTGCTGGTGCGAAAATTGTAAAGGTGATTGTTCAATGAATTATAATATTGTATTAGCAATTTTCCAGAAAGTAAAGATGTTGATTAGTTGTTTCCTGCCTTGTAGACAATACAAGTACTAAATGAAATCTATTGTTGATTAACTTCATCTTTGAAATACTAATCCCAATTGAACTGTTTATTCATTAGTTGCAGAGTCACA contains the following coding sequences:
- the LOC131309729 gene encoding uncharacterized protein LOC131309729 isoform X1; this encodes MAVGSYNYTIWPFSSQLGLRPQRRRSSPTATPCCCCCSPQASLSPVVSSTLSEIKSSGVIACLRAQSAELAIEAACAALRGGISVLEIVMSTPGVFEVLQQLVKDHPTKTLGVGTVLNAKDAKSAVNAGAKFLMSPAMVKDILDDAKGSEALYIPGVMTPTEILSAHGAGAKIVKVYPVSMLGGVRYISALRKPFSHISMIASQGITIDLIGDYIAQGASSVVLSDAIFGKEAMDHRRFNLIHQLSQLAVLRVFSRIFLLINTIKAQVGKTTTQAPPTRPLLYCELNTHLHTHFVAPHTSAEL
- the LOC131309729 gene encoding uncharacterized protein LOC131309729 isoform X3; this translates as MAVGSYNYTIWPFSSQLGLRPQRRRSSPTATPCCCCCSPQASLSPVVSSTLSEIKSSGVIACLRAQSAELAIEAACAALRGGISVLEIVMSTPGVFEVLQQLVKDHPTKTLGVGTVLNAKDAKSAVNAGAKFLMSPAMVKDILDDAKGSEALYIPGVMTPTEILSAHGAGAKIVKVYPVSMLGGVRYISALRKPFSHISMIASQGITIDLIGDYIAQGASSVVLSDAIFGKEAMDHRRFNLIHQLSQLAVLRVNEAVQRKSSCNLN
- the LOC131309729 gene encoding uncharacterized protein LOC131309729 isoform X2: MAVGSYNYTIWPFSSQLGLRPQRRRSSPTATPCCCCCSPQASLSPVVSSTLSEIKSSGVIACLRAQSAELAIEAACAALRGGISVLEIVMSTPGVFEVLQQLVKDHPTKTLGVGTVLNAKDAKSAVNAGAKFLMSPAMVKDILDDAKGSEALYIPGVMTPTEILSAHGAGAKIVKVYPVSMLGGVRYISALRKPFSHISMIASQGITIDLIGDYIAQGASSVVLSDAIFGKEAMDHRRFNLIHQLSQLAVLREELVQPKLVVLNTSSWLLPVKIMLIS
- the LOC131309729 gene encoding uncharacterized protein LOC131309729 isoform X4, with the protein product MAVGSYNYTIWPFSSQLGLRPQRRRSSPTATPCCCCCSPQASLSPVVSSTLSEIKSSGVIACLRAQSAELAIEAACAALRGGISVLEIVMSTPGVFEVLQQLVKDHPTKTLGVGTVLNAKDAKSAVNAGAKFLMSPAMVKDILDDAKGSEALYIPGVMTPTEILSAHGAGAKIVKVYPVSMLGGVRYISALRKPFSHISMIASQGITIDLIGDYIAQGASSVVLSDAIFGKEAMDHRRFNLIHQLSQLAVLRVNEAVQRSSLAFSS